The genomic stretch AGTCTTTGAAGATGCAAACGATTTGTACATTTAGCATTTCAAGAATGACTTGTTTGTTTCTTcactttcttgacttcttttttCGGAGGGATCTCATTCTAGGgttctatttctttctttctttctttcttttttccacCAACAAATGAAATAAAGGAACCTAATAACTTGCTATGAAGATCTCTTTATAAGGtatccatttttttcttttttaatatgttatttacccctataaatgaatgaaaaatactTTAAGGGTTTTCTCAACccattgaaatttaattaaataacaatttttatttttgaaattacagaaacaataaaaaatctccTACTGTTTATGTAACAttagaatttataaatatttattcaattatccatttttttgtttatttaaataacactaaaaattaacattaagaGGGTTTTTGTTATTTCTATAATCACAAAAATTATGGGGACATTTATTCCACAAAGAtacatcttttttattttctccaatattagtcttttttttttttatcttgataTGGCTttgtcattttttcttcttttaagagaaagggaaagaagattatttgtttgttttcctttttgtttcttaATGCTTTAATTACTAAAgcaaacaacaacaacaacaacaacattgctaaaataaataaagtaaagaGCATTCAAGGAatgattattgattttttttttatttttttacttttttttaacaaatgaatATTAAGAATTAAATGAATGTTGCATTGTACCCAAGGGCATGTTAAATAggttaaaaagtaatttaaatgtatatttgattatattattttcaagttGTTTCATAAAATTAAGGGCTTTAGATATTAAAGCTtctatcaatttgattttaaattaattttaggtAGAGTGGTTTTATTGGTTTTTCTAGACCAACTGAAGAAgtctcattattttatttttaaatatataattataaattcttgtttaaatgaaattagatataataacaTCTTAagataaaaaactattattttttaatttgtttttattcggttgaaaagattgattttttctaaaaatattaattttttttttgttttaattaaaaaataatgactaGAATAATTCTCGACCGATGTGGACAAATCTTGATTAACCAAAATTTGTATTGTTTCTATTGAATGGacttaaattttagatttttctattaaagagattaaatatatattatattatacaaaacaaGCATAAAAGGTGTATTATGTCTTTTCTAAAACTTCTTTATTATGTATCCTAtttgtttgaaatatttttaagggTAATATTTTGTGCATagataatatatacaattaatgttatgttattatgtaattaaataatttaaacttagagataaaacaatatctaatcatatagtgacattTTATTagttgtatataaaattatgcatattatttgtgtacatagtCTCATTGTTTTTTTTAGTGATAGTGATGTTTATTACCTTTAAACATTGcctccttttattttttaagcatatgttgtttatttaaattaatttctttaatttgcaTGATGTTTTTAttgtaatctaaacaaattatattttaccatAATCTATGAGTTATTTGTTAAGCTCAATGTGTAAACAAAACCTcaaattttcaacttaaaaatcTCCACTATAAAAAacgaaaaacaaattaattttgattgagtttttgttataaaatttgaGAAGCAGTGTTTTTAAAACCAGGTTAGTGGTCGAATCAATTATTTTACTGGTTCACAATTTGATCAGTTTAACTATTcccaaattattatatattttttaaatagtatcaagtatttatcatatttttgaaaGATCAAACATatgaaattcattaaaaaacaattttatataattatcaataacgACCGggtatattttcttttttgaaacataaattttagttcagtaaaataaaaaaacctcagaaaaagaaaaaataattttaaatatattaattaaataattgacactctagtaaacaaataaaaaaacaaatacaaattttatcagTAATTCAGTTgagattttacaaattttaatttttttaagttttaatgagacaaaaataatatagtattgtataaattcaattttgttaattttaaacaGTTTTTTCGATTCAATAGGTTTACCGGGTTTAACCAAATTTCAAACCAGTcgatgtttatatataaattgaaccTGATTGTGGATTGATTCATGGTTTAACTAGTTAATAGGCCGGTTCAGTTCGGTTTTAAAAACGATCTGTAAATATTTCATCTACACACAAATTATCCACATCAAtgttttaaccaaaaaaaatcacATCTTTACTAGTTAACATcgtttaaagtttgaaattagGTGATAGTTTAATACCTTTAATAGAAAATGGTGAAAGTTTGACCAGTTTAATAAGAATATCGAAAATATTGTTcctttcaataataaaattagaaagttCAATCCATTTGTTCAAAAAATTACGAAAGTTTGATTCTTCTTGCTGTTATTATCtcaatgaaattattaaatctatatttaatttatatatatatatatcattcttCTTTGAAAACATTTTTGATATCATATTTATCCGTTTATAtgtaattgtaaattttttttatatctggTATTCAATCAATACTCtgttagaattaaaatattataaaaaattaaattgaagattTTTTAGTATGGAGTGCTAACAAAATGGATATTAACACTAatgcattattatataattaataatttattttattattaatttaaaattatttaatcaaataataattaatacttGTGGATATCTATTTTGTCTTTACATGGAGTACTATTGCTTTTTTACTTAAAAgatatagattaaaaaatatcttttatattaaaatatttaatggttGAGATGAGATATCGATACactgatatataatataatataattcaaatatgatataaatgaaaattcatgAATAACATATGAATTGCATTGATTTGTATCAgtttatatttgtatcaaaattatacTGTCGCATGAGtcaaaaagtgtttttaaaaaaaaaatagaaaaaacatacCTAGGAACAACAAGATAGGAAGAAAATCCAAAATCATTTTTGATTATGTGATAATCAGTTTGGCAAATCCCACAGTAGAGAATATTGATTGTTATATCATTCTCACCATTGGCCCAGCAATTGATTATACCATGTGTAAGAAAATAAGGGCAATATTTTTCCAAGCTCAAATTGGTATACCTTCTAGTGAAATGGAAAGgatgaagaattcttgaagagtCAGAAGCTGCCCATCCAAAAGCTCTCTGAGTTTGCATTTCTTCTTCAAATCCTGACATTTTATagagggatattaattaaaataggcaagcggattcccgcctaaacctttttcggcaacaaatactctgttttacctttctaagcaaatcatctttttcattccaaaaatgtCCCTaatctaattttacaaattcaacGCCTGACTTTTCCGATTAACCGATTTCTACCacgaaaatcattaatattatattaagattaaattatctaaaataaataaaattataaattaaaaaaggattaatatttaaaaaataatttatttgtatatatcaaatttggatatataaaaaatgataagtttttctttaaattatttgtaatgaaaaatatctaaaaattttatttttataaaataattgaagtgaatttggatatttataaaataatctattaaataatatatatttataatataatctatttttataaaatagattatattttatttttacaaaaacagAATTTGGCAAGGGGTGCGTGgatttggtaaggggtgcggcagtttggtaaggggtgcggcTGCGTGCGAGCGCGCTGGTGCGTGCGGGCGGGCGCGCGCGTtctggtgcgtgcgtgcgggcgccctagcgctggtgcgtgcgtgcgggcgcgcgcgctcTGGTGCGTGCGAGCGGGCGCGCGCAGCACCCGCACCCTTCTAGCAAAttgccgcaccccttcaccaattgccgcaccctttagCCAATTGcagcaccctttcagcaattcccGCACAGTTCAACAATTCCTGCAAATAATGGTGCGACAATTGCTCACAGCGTACGGCCATTTCTGAAAGGGTGGggcagtttctgaaagggtgcggaaatTTGTTGAAAGGGTATgaaaatttctgaaagggtgcggcagttTCTGAAGGGGTGCGGAAATTGTCAAAAGGGTGCGTGAATTTTCTGAGGGTATggaaatttctgaaagggtgcggcaattgctgaaagggtgcgggaatttacTGAAAGGTATGACAATTTCTGAAAAGGTGCGGTAAGTgccgaaagggtgcgggaattgtcAAAAGGGTGCGGAGATTTGCCTAAAGGGTatgacaatttctgaaagggtgcggtaagtgccgaaagggtgcgggaattgtcGAAAGGGTGCGGAGATTTGCTTAAAGGGTATGACAATTTCTGAAAAGGTGCGGCAAGTGCCGAAATAGTGCGGGAATTGCCGAAAGGGTGCGTAGAACAACTTATCgtcttttttaatgaaaacctttattaagaaaattttaaaaaaagttaataattatttttaataagcaGAGAATTtaattcttcattaatatttagttaGGGTAGATTTGTGGTAGCTGAAAGTATTTActgcaataataataaaactaagatGATTTACTTCCTCCAGTAAGAAACCGTTGTTATTTTACAGAGATTTCTTTGCTTCTTCGcttacttttaatatttcaaagcTTCATTATAACTTCAATCTCACTTTTCAATCTCAGTCTTTTGTTCTTGAATCCATACATTAGAAAAAATGGTAGGAGTGATGTTTATGCTAGGATTCGGGGGAGAATGGCGCAACGATGAAGGtaataatctcaaatatatCGGTGGATTTCAGAAGCTGTTTTCGGCTAATAGAAAAATTGATTACGAAGGATTCAAGGAAGGAGTATGTTTTCGTTTAGGTATCAATCAatgttttaatgaaattaaaatttatatgccaaGTCCAACAGAGTTTAGCGATTCAccttatttattgaaagatgattatgatatccGAATGATGATGCAGTTATGTAAATCTCGCAAAAAGTCTCCTTTTTTTCTTGAAGTGGTTTTACAGCAACATTCACAACCAAGTCAACAGACTCATCAAGAGACTCATCAAGAGATTCATCAAGGTCAAGAGACTCATCAAGAGATTCATCAAGGGATTCAACAGAATCCATCAACCGAAGTTCATTCCatggataacatatatacaGTACCAAATAGTGTACCAGAGAGTGTAGCAGGAAGTGTACCAGGATGTAGCAGGATAAATATAGATGGTATTGAGAGTGATATTGGTTGGAATTCTTTTTCTCAAGACTTGGCATATGGTGAAAGAGGCCCAGAACCAATATGGGGTACACCTGAAGGCTGTTATCAAACAGATGATTTACCTCTCGTGCATGATATTAACCCTCAGGAAGAAGATGAACATTGCGGTTGTGATAATGACAATGATAGAGATGATAATCCTGCGGAAATGCAAAatgatgatgttgttgatgatgcAAGGGTTGATACGTCAGTGACAACCCCTGAACGTGTAGTTGGTCGCAATCCATTTTTTGGTGGTCCAGAACCCTATAgagatgttgaaaatgaaggaattgcGGTTCATACGGTTGCACCATCAGGCggcaaattaaaagtgaaagaCCAGTTTGCATCTAAAGCAGTTTTAAAAGATACATTATATAGAGATGCAATCGAAAATGGCTATCAATTCAAAGTCTCGAGCTCAAATAAGAAAAGATGGGATATCAAGTGTTTAcatcaacaatgcaaatggaaaGCAGGAGGGGTTAAGTTAAGTAATAGTGATATATTTGTATTACATAAATTAGGAACACATACTTGTCCTCGCGATATCATAAGGCCTCACCACAGGCAAGCAGGTAAAAGGACACTTGGAAAAATCTTACAGAACTTATTTACTGCTGGGGATCGCGTGTATAGGCCAAAGGAAATTATAACAGATATGGCAGATaggtttcaaattgatatatcgtATGCACAAGCTTGGCGTGCAAAGAATTGGGCATTGAACGAAATTAGAGGTTCACCGGAAGAGTCATTTAGATTATTACCCATATTTTGCTATAATCTTCAACAACGAAACCCTGGTACTATTACAGAAATTGAAACTGACTCAGACAATcgatttcaatttgttttcatatctttagGATGCTCTATCAGAGCATTCCGTCAGTATTGTCGTccagttatttgtattgatggtgCATTTTTGAAAGGTCAATATTGGGGTACACTTTTTATTGCTGTGGGCAAAGAcggaaataatcaaatttatccgaTTGCGTTCGGAGTTGGTGGAAGGGAGGAAACAATGACTTGGACCTTATTTCTCCGAGCGTTACACAGATGTATCGGGGATCTCAATAATCTAGCAATCATCTCAGACAGACACAATGCCATCACTCGTTCTGTGAGAGAGGTGTTTCCTAATGCACATCATGGCTGGTGTaaccatcatataaaaggaaatatgcGTGCTCGATATtagcaaacaaaacatatagagggATTATTTTGGAGAGCGGCGAAGGCTTATCGAACAGAGGATTTTGAAGAGGCTTTGcatatgattaaaattgaaaaccccACTGCAGCTGCTTATTTGGAAGGGATTGACTACACACGGTGGGCTCGTGCTCACTTTCCTGGCATTCGATATAACAtaatgaccacaaatattgctgaatCATTTAATGCTTTGGCACGGCATGCACGTAAACTTCCAGTGGTTATGCTTATTGAATTTCTACGTTCGACattacaaaaatggttttatactcgtCGCAATATAGCAGGTAAAAAAgtcatttaaattgttaatattcataatatgaTCTGTATAAACCATCTATGCctgtatttttataattgtctgaaatgttataatattttctagATACTTGCACTCATCCTCTGACTCCATGGGCTGAAGAAAAGTTAGCCAATCATATTCATAAATCAGCTAATATGATTGTCAAACCAATAACCGTCGATAGATACGAAGTGTATAGCAGTGGTAGATCTGTCGCTATCGTGAATCTTGCAACAAAAGAATGCAGCTGCAAAAAATTTCAGCTTTCACAAATCGCATGCGTACATGTTGCGGCAATTGCCAGATTTCAAAACCTCTCCAATTGTTATCCttgggtaaataaatattactcaacTGAATATTGGAAAGCTGTCTATCGGGAGGCTGTTGAACCTTTGGGAGATCCTTCCGAATGGGTACAACCTGAAGATATCCGTATTGTTAATCCACCACAAATGCAACAACGACGTTCCGGTCGTCCTTCAGAACGTAATAGAAGACCATCAGAAGGAGAAGAAATATGTCAAATTGAATGTAGCAGATGTCATCAGAAAGGGCACACGCGTTTAGTTTGTAAAAATCCCTTATCGGCAGCTACAACATCTTCATCAGGTCTAGGTTTATCagaaagaatataaattcaTGTAATTTTGAACATTACTATATTAAATTGTCTTtgcatatatgatatatttgttcATATGCTGTGTGggttttttgctttttttttctttacaccCAAAGTTTTGTGAAAAAACACTATCATCGACGGCCGAAGGGTTTACTAATTATTTCACATATTATaacgataaataatataaaaataatcctttaaatTCTGTTTTCCTGTCTCATAATCATCAACTCGCAAAGGATTCGCCAagtagagtttttttttttttttaatgcttcCTTTTTCTGATTCAAAGTATTGGGTTTCTTGTTAAAGATGCAAATACACTTTGTTTCATATTAGGTcagtttctttatttatttctttttattttccagtGTTTTGTGGTTTGAATAAGTATTTTATTGGTTTGTGTACTTATTCTATCATGAATTTTTTGTAGTTTGTAGAGTTAAAGCTGATTGCTCTTGTTATGATGGCTTAGTTGAGTTCTAGtaagttcataaaaaattaaactttcgaTGCTTTCTTTTGGATCTTGTTTCCATATATTGAAGGAATTGCTGGTtgctttctaatttttttttaagttgaaattctGATGGCTTGACTTcttgatattgtttttttccttaatttgaatttgtgttgGTGAGTTACTTTACTTCTGGATTATACACTTCGATTTATATTGGTGAGCTCTCAACTATTGAGTGTAAAGGAAGCCACAGCAGAACAGTGTACTTGTAATGTTCTGCTGTGGCTTTTACTATGGAAAGcgaagttttcatttttttcttcctgTTGATGCCTGGAAATGACTTTATGTTGTTTCAATATATCCAGAATATATTGTGCCACAAAATCTTGTATGGATCGATGCTTGTTTGTTACTCAATTAGAGTGGATATTGCAAAAGCTTTTGCTTGCTcttaaaatggaagaaaatttgCTTTCAAAGTAAGTTCAAAGTAAGCTTATGCTTTTTGTGTTTATTGTCTGCATTTGTTAGATATTGACATGGTAGTTAATTTATAGAAATTAGTGTCATTGAGGATTTCCTAGTGGATGGAAGAGTCATGAAATGCACTGATGGATCTTCTGCAACATTGAGCGAAAGTAATTCAAAAGTCAATGTCCATCTAGATGGTGCAAATACAATGTTGGAATTGTTGAAGCAACTTAAGCTAACCAGTTGGTAGCAGGGAGCATTGTATTGGCATCAATATCTGCATCAACAAATTTAGTAAATTACCATAATCATTTAGGCATTCATTAACAGTATTACTTAAAAATTTCGGCAGCATCTCCTCTGTAATTTCAATATTTCCCAACCTGTATATaccaaattcaaagaaattgcactccaatattatatttatccatCAACCCAAACTCCAGCCACATCAatatatcaatcaaaatatgcaatattatatattagaaacTTCCTAAATAAATCAACCTATCTATGCATATGACTAAAACTCAATACATCTTAaccaataaatacaaaataaatatattaaatttacatactattaaaaaaaaaaaagaaatttttacaagttgatatataatacaaaatatcaGAGAAATATTGAATTCCCGGCATGCTTCCATATTTTGGATGCAAGAACGCACCGCATATAGGAAGCATTTCTggccctaaaatttaatctcttccCAGTTGCTttatactctaaaatatatattgcgAATATTCCGCAATCACCGGAGGCAGTGCCTTGTTGTGGTACATCTACACATCTAGTAATAGTCAATGGATCTAACTTTGGCTCCAGACCCCGTGACACCCAATAGTTGGTCGCACTAATAATAGCCGGAAGATAAGAATATCGTTGCATAGCCTCCAGAAATCTTTCTGTAGATCCAAAAAATGCCTTCGAAGAGTCATACACCGTCAAAGTCCATGCATTTAGATCCAATTCACCGCATGCCCAGTGTTGAGATTCATAATTGATCGGAATATAAACCTGTAAGGTCAGAAATTCATTCccataagtaaaatttttactttattatatactgacacaaataatatatctgttttaatttaaatgatacaTACCCGATCAACGTTAGCCCATGCGATATAACCTCTATGTAACTCTGGATCATTTATCCCTTCGATCGGATCTAATAATAATCGTGGCCAttgataattatctaatttataattttctcgtTCTTTTATTATAAGTGGTAACCACCCATCAAACGAAGTTTCCACACAAGTCCATTTAGCATTCGGAAACGTATGTCGTAATACCACTAAATAACTATCAATAtgctgaaaagtaaaataatattacaagtgagcaaacattataaaataaataaaaatattgagtaaaaataatgaaactttTGCATTTACAGATT from Mangifera indica cultivar Alphonso chromosome 6, CATAS_Mindica_2.1, whole genome shotgun sequence encodes the following:
- the LOC123219684 gene encoding uncharacterized protein LOC123219684, encoding MIKIENPTAAAYLEGIDYTRWARAHFPGIRYNIMTTNIAESFNALARHARKLPVVMLIEFLRSTLQKWFYTRRNIADTCTHPLTPWAEEKLANHIHKSANMIVKPITVDRYEVYSSGRSVAIVNLATKECSCKKFQLSQIACVHVAAIARFQNLSNCYPWVNKYYSTEYWKAVYREAVEPLGDPSEWVQPEDIRIVNPPQMQQRRSGRPSERNRRPSEGEEICQIECSRCHQKGHTRLVCKNPLSAATTSSSGLGLSERI